A genomic region of Zea mays cultivar B73 chromosome 6, Zm-B73-REFERENCE-NAM-5.0, whole genome shotgun sequence contains the following coding sequences:
- the LOC100281434 gene encoding mitochondrial chaperone BCS1 translates to MASYDKAFESYKKALTTAASVAASMMLVRSVVNELVPPELRDLVFSGFGYLRSRTSSDHTIIVEKKNDGFANNYVYCAVKTYLATRMNTDIQQRLRVSSMDEDDKMMVSMDEGDEMLDVYQGTEFKWCLVCKDNSNDSLNSSQNESHFFELTFNKKHKDKALRSYLPFILATAKAIKAQERTLMIHMTEYGNWSPIELHHPSTFDTLAMDKKLKQSIIDDLDRFMKRKDYYRKIGKAWKRGYLLYGPPGTGKSSLIAAMANHLRFDIYDLELTAVTSNSDLRRLLVNMDNRSILVIEDIDCTIELKQRQEAEGHDESDSTEQNKGEGKVTLSGLLNFVDGLWSTSGEERIIVFTTNYKERLDPALLRPGRMDMHIHMGYCTPESFQILANNYHSIEYHDTYPEIEKLIKEVTVTPAEVAEVLMRNDDTDVVLHDLVDFLKSKIKDANEIKTEHKEADNQLDEKKNDKK, encoded by the exons ATGGCGTCCTACGACAAGGCCTTCGAATCCTACAAGAAGGCCCTCACCACCGCCGCGTCCGTCGCTGCGTCCATGATGCTGGTGCGCAGCGTCGTGAACGAGTTGGTGCCGCCCGAGTTGCGCGATCTGGTCTTCTCCGGCTTCGGCTACCTGCGCTCGCGCACGTCGTCCGACCACACCATCATCGTCGAGAAGAAGAACGACGGGTTCGCTAACAACTACGTCTACTGCGCTGTGAAGACTTACCTCGCCACGCGCATGAACACCGACATCCAGCAGCGCCTGCGCGTCAGCAGCATGGACGAGGACGACAAGATGATGGTCAGCATGGATGAGGGCGACGAGATGCTCGATGTTTATCAAGGCACGGAGTTCAAGTGGTGCCTTGTCTGCAAAGACAACTCAAATGACTCCCTCAACAGCAGCCAGAACGAGTCCCACTTCTTCGAGCTGACCTTCAACAAGAAGCACAAGGACAAAGCCCTCAGATCGTACCTCCCGTTCATTTTGGCCACAGCCAAGGCCATTAAAGCCCAGGAGAGAACCCTCATGATACACATGACTGAGTACGGCAATTGGTCCCCGATTGAACTCCACCACCCATCTACATTCGACACGCTTGCCATGGACAAGAAGCTGAAGCAGTCCATCATCGATGACCTGGACAGGTTCATGAAGAGGAAAGATTACTACAGGAAGATTGGCAAGGCATGGAAGCGGGGTTACCTTCTGTATGGTCCACCTGGGACTGGGAAGTCAAGCCTAATCGCAGCCATGGCCAACCATCTCAGGTTTGACATATATGATCTCGAGCTAACTGCGGTCACATCCAACTCAGACCTCAGGAGGCTTCTTGTTAACATGGACAACCGATCCATTCTAGTCATTGAAGATATTGACTGCACCATCGAACTCAAACAACGGCAGGAGGCCGAGGGACATGATGAGTCAGATTCtacagaacaaaacaagggggaaGGCAAG GTAACGCTGTCTGGACTGCTCAACTTTGTTGATGGGCTGTGGTCAACAAGTGGGGAAGAAAGGATCATCGTCTTCACAACCAATTACAAGGAGCGGCTTGACCCGGCACTGCTGCGGCCTGGAAGGATGGACATGCACATCCACATGGGGTATTGCACCCCAGAGTCTTTCCAAATCCTTGCCAACAACTACCACTCCATCGAGTACCATGACACGTATCCAGAGATTGAGAAACTGATCAAGGAGGTGACGGTTACGCCCGCAGAGGTTGCTGAGGTTCTGATGAGGAACGATGACACTGATGTTGTGCTCCATGATCTTGTCGATTTCCTGAAGtcaaaaatcaaggatgccaatGAGATCAAGACTGAACACAAGGAAGCAGACAACCAGCTAGATGAGAAGAAAAATGACAAAAAATAA